In Arthrobacter sp. CDRTa11, one DNA window encodes the following:
- a CDS encoding gluconeogenesis factor YvcK family protein has translation MGLLTGPMPLIPPSGGTGAGQQDKGPNVVALGGGHGLSASLSALRLLTSQLTAVVTVADDGGSSGRLREEYAVLPPGDLRMALSALCDDTDWGRTWRDVMQHRFRPGKGPGGSLDEHAMGNLLIVTLWELLGDTVAGLKWAGALLGARGEVLPMSTVPLTIEGDVRITAPDGASALETIRGQARCAVAGSLEQVRLLPEAAPACVEALTAIELADWVILGPGSWYTSVLPHLLLPEMRQALCHTAAKRCLTMNLATDTKETSGMSAADHLHALRRYAPGFSVDVVLADPASVPDLSEFEKAAEMIGAEVVLGKVGASGRRPIHDPLRLATAYQDIFGNS, from the coding sequence ATGGGATTGCTTACCGGGCCGATGCCCTTGATTCCGCCTTCAGGGGGAACAGGAGCAGGCCAGCAGGACAAGGGTCCCAACGTGGTGGCGCTCGGCGGCGGGCACGGCCTGTCCGCCTCGCTGTCAGCCCTGAGGCTGCTCACGTCACAGCTCACCGCCGTCGTCACGGTAGCGGACGACGGCGGATCATCGGGGCGTCTGCGGGAAGAGTACGCTGTCCTCCCGCCGGGGGACCTGCGCATGGCGCTGTCCGCGCTCTGTGACGACACCGACTGGGGACGCACGTGGCGCGACGTGATGCAGCACCGGTTCCGGCCGGGCAAGGGTCCCGGTGGCTCCCTGGATGAACACGCGATGGGTAACCTGCTGATCGTGACGCTCTGGGAGCTCCTGGGCGACACCGTGGCGGGACTCAAGTGGGCAGGGGCCCTGCTGGGCGCCCGGGGCGAGGTACTGCCAATGTCCACCGTCCCGCTGACCATCGAGGGCGACGTCCGGATCACTGCACCGGACGGTGCGTCCGCACTTGAAACCATCCGCGGCCAGGCACGCTGCGCGGTGGCCGGTTCGCTGGAACAGGTCCGCCTGCTCCCCGAGGCCGCTCCCGCGTGTGTGGAGGCCCTCACCGCGATCGAACTGGCCGACTGGGTCATCCTGGGCCCCGGCTCCTGGTACACGTCGGTGCTGCCGCACCTGCTGCTGCCCGAGATGCGGCAGGCGCTGTGCCATACTGCGGCCAAGCGCTGCCTCACCATGAACCTGGCCACCGATACGAAAGAGACATCGGGGATGTCCGCGGCCGACCACCTGCATGCGCTGCGCCGCTACGCTCCGGGTTTCAGCGTGGATGTGGTGCTGGCGGATCCTGCGTCCGTTCCGGACCTGTCCGAGTTCGAGAAGGCGGCGGAGATGATCGGTGCCGAGGTTGTCTTGGGTAAAGTAGGGGCGTCGGGCCGCCGGCCCATCCATGACCCCCTGCGTCTGGCGACGGCGTACCAAGACATTTTCGGGAACAGTTAG
- the uvrC gene encoding excinuclease ABC subunit UvrC, which translates to MADPASYRPQTGEIPINPGVYRFRDPHGRVIYVGKAKSLRSRLNSYFANPAGLLPKTHAMVHAASSVEWTVVSSELESLQLEYTWIKEFKPRFNVVFRDDKTYPYLALTMSEKLPRVQVMRGDRRKGTRYFGPYTAGAIRETMDTLLRVFPVRSCSAGVLKRAQASGRPCLLGYIDKCSAPCVGRVTPEEHRALAEDFCAFMGGEAKRFISKLEKQMAEAVAALDYERAARLRDDISALRKVFERNAVVLGEDTDADIFALHEDELEAAVQVFHVRGGRVRGQRGWVVEKVEDATTPDLVEHLLQQVYGEDGDSHGRLPREVLVPVAPSNAAELAQWLGGLRGAKVDIRVPQRGDKAALMSTVRENAEHALKLHKTRRAGDLTVRSQALQELQEALDLPVALLRIECFDVSHVQGTNVVASMVVVEDGLPKKSDYRKFSVTGAAATDDTAAMHDVLTRRFRHYLQDKTAQVEAAALDGHQAALDAAADAAVLDTTTPAPRTKFAYPPNLVVVDGGKPQVNAAARALADLGIDDVYVVGLAKRLEEVWLPDSDFPVILPRTSQGLYLLQRIRDEAHRFAISFHRQKRGKAMTVSALDGVPGLGESKRKALLAHFGSVKGVKAASVNELSAAKGIGPALATAIATHFSSDAAAGETAPAINMSTGEILET; encoded by the coding sequence GTGGCAGATCCAGCAAGTTACAGGCCCCAGACGGGTGAGATACCCATCAACCCCGGGGTATACCGGTTCCGCGATCCCCATGGCCGGGTCATCTACGTGGGCAAGGCGAAAAGCCTCCGCTCACGCCTGAATTCCTATTTCGCGAATCCGGCCGGACTGCTGCCCAAAACCCATGCCATGGTCCATGCCGCCAGCAGCGTCGAATGGACAGTGGTCAGCAGCGAGCTGGAATCGTTGCAGCTGGAATACACCTGGATCAAGGAATTCAAGCCGCGGTTTAACGTTGTCTTCCGCGACGACAAAACTTATCCGTACCTTGCCCTGACCATGAGCGAGAAGCTGCCGCGGGTCCAGGTCATGCGGGGTGACCGCAGGAAGGGCACCCGCTATTTCGGCCCGTACACGGCCGGCGCCATCCGCGAAACCATGGATACGCTCCTGCGTGTCTTTCCCGTCCGCAGCTGCAGCGCCGGTGTCCTCAAACGGGCCCAGGCCAGCGGCAGGCCCTGCCTGCTTGGCTACATCGACAAATGCTCGGCACCCTGCGTCGGCCGGGTCACGCCGGAGGAACACCGGGCGCTGGCTGAGGATTTCTGCGCTTTTATGGGCGGTGAAGCCAAACGCTTTATCTCCAAGCTGGAAAAACAGATGGCCGAGGCCGTGGCAGCCCTCGACTACGAGCGTGCGGCCAGGCTCCGCGACGACATCTCTGCCTTGCGGAAAGTATTCGAACGCAACGCCGTGGTCCTTGGCGAGGACACCGACGCCGACATCTTTGCCTTGCACGAAGACGAGCTGGAAGCAGCCGTGCAGGTGTTCCACGTCCGCGGCGGCAGGGTCCGCGGCCAGCGGGGCTGGGTTGTCGAGAAGGTGGAAGACGCCACCACGCCGGACCTCGTGGAACACCTCCTCCAGCAGGTGTACGGCGAAGATGGGGACAGCCACGGCAGGCTGCCCAGGGAAGTCCTGGTGCCCGTTGCCCCGAGTAACGCAGCAGAGCTTGCCCAATGGCTCGGAGGCCTGCGGGGAGCCAAAGTGGACATCAGGGTGCCCCAGCGCGGCGACAAAGCGGCGCTGATGTCTACCGTCCGCGAGAACGCGGAACACGCCCTGAAACTGCACAAGACGCGGCGGGCAGGGGACCTGACCGTCCGGTCGCAGGCCCTCCAGGAGCTCCAGGAAGCTCTGGACCTGCCGGTGGCGCTCCTCCGGATCGAGTGCTTTGACGTCTCCCATGTCCAGGGCACCAACGTGGTGGCGTCCATGGTGGTGGTGGAGGACGGCCTGCCGAAGAAGTCCGACTACCGCAAGTTCTCCGTGACCGGCGCAGCCGCCACAGACGATACAGCAGCCATGCATGATGTCCTGACCCGCCGTTTCCGCCACTACTTGCAGGACAAGACGGCCCAGGTGGAAGCCGCCGCCCTCGACGGACACCAGGCGGCCCTGGATGCTGCGGCTGACGCCGCAGTCCTGGACACCACCACGCCGGCCCCACGGACGAAATTCGCCTACCCGCCAAACCTGGTGGTGGTGGATGGCGGCAAGCCACAGGTCAACGCTGCTGCCAGGGCGCTGGCTGATCTGGGCATTGATGACGTTTATGTAGTGGGACTGGCCAAGCGGCTCGAGGAAGTCTGGCTGCCGGACAGCGACTTCCCGGTCATCCTGCCCAGGACATCGCAGGGACTCTACCTCCTGCAGCGCATCCGTGATGAAGCGCACCGTTTTGCCATATCCTTCCACCGGCAAAAGCGCGGCAAGGCCATGACGGTTTCGGCGCTGGACGGCGTCCCGGGCCTGGGGGAATCGAAGCGGAAAGCCCTGCTCGCGCACTTCGGTTCCGTTAAGGGAGTCAAGGCAGCGTCCGTCAACGAACTCTCGGCAGCCAAAGGCATCGGCCCCGCCCTCGCCACCGCCATCGCCACCCATTTCAGCTCAGACGCCGCGGCGGGCGAAACCGCCCCGGCCATCAACATGAGCACCGGCGAAATCCTTGAAACTTAG
- the rapZ gene encoding RNase adapter RapZ yields the protein MAESTAESGTEQDGLTPVKPLEAELLVVTGMSGAGRSTAADALEDHGWYVVENLPPQMLSTLAELVSHAPQSIPRLAVVMDVRSKGLFADIRAALGALAASGVTFRVLFLDANDDVLVRRFEQGRRPHPLQEGGRILDGIAAERELLTELRDSADVVLDTSTYNVHGLATAITELFSETGPVALRLNVMSFGFKYGLPVDSNYVADVRFIPNPHWVPQLRPHTGLDKDVSDYVLEAEGVKNFVDRYVLALEPVLDGYRRENKHYATIAVGCTGGKHRSVAVAVELSKKLAQYPRVTVTTSHRDLGRE from the coding sequence ATGGCAGAGTCAACGGCGGAATCCGGGACGGAGCAGGACGGGCTGACGCCGGTCAAGCCCCTCGAAGCGGAGCTGCTCGTGGTCACCGGGATGTCCGGGGCCGGACGCAGCACGGCTGCGGACGCGCTGGAGGACCACGGCTGGTATGTCGTGGAAAACCTGCCGCCGCAGATGCTCAGCACGCTCGCCGAACTGGTGTCACACGCACCGCAGTCCATTCCGCGGCTTGCCGTGGTCATGGACGTCCGCAGCAAGGGCCTGTTCGCCGACATCCGCGCTGCCCTGGGTGCCCTTGCCGCGAGCGGCGTGACCTTCCGGGTCCTGTTCCTCGACGCCAACGACGACGTCCTGGTCCGCCGCTTTGAACAGGGCCGCAGGCCCCACCCGCTGCAGGAAGGCGGCCGGATCCTGGACGGCATCGCCGCAGAACGGGAGCTGCTGACAGAACTCCGCGACAGCGCCGACGTCGTCCTTGATACCTCTACGTACAACGTCCACGGCCTGGCCACCGCTATCACCGAACTCTTCAGCGAGACCGGACCTGTGGCGCTGCGGCTGAACGTTATGAGTTTCGGGTTCAAGTACGGCCTGCCGGTAGATTCGAACTACGTGGCTGATGTGCGCTTCATTCCCAACCCGCACTGGGTTCCGCAGTTGCGCCCGCACACGGGCCTGGACAAGGATGTCAGCGATTATGTCCTGGAGGCCGAAGGCGTGAAGAACTTCGTTGACCGCTATGTACTGGCGCTCGAACCGGTCCTGGACGGCTACCGGCGCGAGAACAAGCACTATGCCACCATCGCGGTCGGGTGCACGGGCGGCAAGCACCGCTCGGTGGCCGTCGCCGTCGAGCTTTCCAAGAAACTGGCCCAATATCCCAGGGTCACCGTCACCACCAGCCACCGGGACCTGGGCCGCGAGTAA
- the gap gene encoding type I glyceraldehyde-3-phosphate dehydrogenase, with protein MTTRIGINGFGRIGRNYFRAALAQGADLEIVAVNDLTSPEALAHLLKYDSVGGRLKETVEVKDGNIVVDGNVIKVLAERDPANLPWAELGVDIVIESTGFFTKAAAAQKHIDAGAKKVLISAPASDEDITIVMGVNDGLYDSSAHHIISNASCTTNCLGPLAKVINDTFGIERGLMTTIHAYTADQNLQDGPHNDLRRARAAGINMVPTSTGAAKAIGLVLPELKGKLDGYAIRVPVPTGSATDLTVNVSRETTVEEVNAALKKASESDELQGILTYTDAPIVSSDIVGDPASSIFDSGLTKVIGNQVKVVSWYDNEWGYSNRLVDLTKLVASKLG; from the coding sequence GTGACGACCCGTATTGGTATCAACGGCTTCGGCCGTATCGGCCGCAACTACTTCCGCGCAGCACTCGCACAGGGCGCGGACCTTGAGATCGTTGCCGTCAACGACCTCACCAGCCCCGAAGCCCTTGCCCACCTGCTGAAGTATGACTCTGTTGGTGGCCGCCTCAAGGAAACCGTTGAGGTCAAGGACGGCAACATCGTCGTCGACGGAAACGTCATCAAGGTTCTCGCCGAGCGCGATCCCGCAAACCTCCCCTGGGCCGAACTGGGCGTCGACATCGTCATCGAGTCCACCGGCTTCTTCACCAAGGCAGCCGCTGCCCAGAAGCACATCGACGCAGGCGCCAAGAAGGTCCTGATCTCGGCTCCGGCCTCCGATGAGGACATCACCATCGTGATGGGCGTTAACGACGGACTCTACGACTCCTCCGCGCACCACATCATCTCCAACGCGTCCTGCACCACCAACTGCCTCGGCCCGCTGGCTAAGGTCATCAACGACACCTTTGGCATCGAGCGTGGCCTTATGACCACCATCCACGCCTACACCGCCGACCAGAACCTCCAGGACGGCCCGCACAACGACCTCCGCCGCGCCCGTGCCGCAGGCATCAACATGGTCCCCACCTCCACGGGTGCCGCCAAGGCAATCGGCTTGGTCCTGCCCGAGCTCAAGGGCAAGCTGGACGGCTACGCCATCCGCGTTCCCGTGCCCACCGGTTCCGCCACCGACCTCACCGTCAACGTCTCCCGCGAAACCACCGTGGAAGAAGTCAACGCGGCGCTGAAGAAGGCTTCCGAGTCGGATGAACTCCAGGGAATCCTGACCTACACGGACGCCCCGATCGTGTCCTCCGACATCGTGGGGGACCCGGCGTCTTCCATCTTCGACTCCGGCCTGACGAAGGTCATCGGCAACCAGGTCAAGGTTGTGTCCTGGTATGACAACGAATGGGGCTACTCCAACCGCCTGGTGGACCTGACGAAGCTCGTCGCATCCAAGCTGGGCTAG
- a CDS encoding superoxide dismutase has protein sequence MTEYVLPELSYDYAALEPHISARIMELHHSKHHAAYVAGANNALAQLADARDKGDFANINRLSKDLAFHTGGHVNHSVFWNNLSPDGGDKPEGELAAAIDDAFGSFDAFRAQFSAAALGLQGSGWGFLAFEPIGGNLVIEQLYDQQGNVALGTTPLLMLDMWEHAFYLDYVNVKADYVKAFWNIVNWADVAKRFDAARSNATGLITLP, from the coding sequence GTGACCGAGTACGTACTGCCAGAACTCAGCTACGACTACGCAGCCCTTGAGCCGCACATTTCGGCGCGGATCATGGAGCTGCACCACAGCAAGCACCATGCAGCCTACGTTGCAGGCGCCAACAACGCCCTGGCCCAGCTGGCTGATGCCCGTGACAAGGGCGACTTCGCCAACATCAACCGCCTCTCCAAGGACCTCGCGTTCCACACCGGCGGCCACGTCAACCACTCCGTGTTCTGGAACAACCTGTCTCCGGACGGCGGGGACAAGCCCGAGGGCGAGCTCGCCGCTGCCATCGATGACGCCTTCGGCTCCTTCGACGCGTTCCGTGCGCAGTTCTCCGCAGCCGCCCTGGGCCTCCAGGGATCCGGCTGGGGCTTCCTGGCCTTCGAGCCGATCGGTGGCAACCTTGTCATCGAGCAGCTCTACGACCAGCAGGGCAACGTGGCGCTGGGCACCACCCCGCTGCTGATGCTGGACATGTGGGAGCACGCCTTCTACCTGGACTACGTCAACGTCAAGGCGGACTATGTCAAGGCATTCTGGAACATCGTCAACTGGGCCGACGTCGCCAAGCGCTTCGATGCTGCCCGCTCCAACGCGACGGGCCTCATCACCCTCCCGTAG
- a CDS encoding HAD hydrolase-like protein, which translates to MTQTTVPVIFDLDGTLVDPAGGITDGIAAALRKLALPVPSQDLLDAMIGPKLSDSLLNVAMVPADLLDDAIRLYREYYVTTGIGQGRLYPGIMDVLDSFAAAGRPVAVATQKPEGLARTVLEHHGIASLFQSIRGSADDESAAAAGPVGKTGIIAAALRDLSTHHAVMVGDRAQDVAGAIANGLDCIGVNWGFAPNGELQDAGAVTLVDTAPDLVAAIERLEAIHAAAMSEVQNDGTL; encoded by the coding sequence GTGACTCAAACAACAGTGCCCGTGATCTTTGACCTGGACGGCACTCTTGTCGATCCCGCAGGCGGAATTACAGACGGAATTGCAGCTGCCCTTCGGAAGCTTGCACTCCCTGTTCCCAGCCAGGACCTGCTGGACGCGATGATCGGCCCGAAACTGAGCGACTCCCTGCTGAACGTCGCCATGGTTCCGGCAGACCTGCTGGATGATGCAATCCGCCTCTATCGGGAGTACTACGTCACCACCGGCATTGGCCAGGGACGGCTGTACCCCGGCATCATGGATGTCCTGGACAGCTTCGCAGCGGCAGGCCGGCCCGTTGCCGTGGCAACCCAGAAACCTGAAGGCCTGGCGCGGACGGTCCTTGAGCACCACGGGATAGCAAGCCTGTTCCAGTCCATCAGGGGCTCCGCCGACGACGAATCCGCCGCGGCCGCCGGCCCCGTGGGGAAAACAGGCATTATTGCCGCTGCCCTGCGGGACCTTTCCACCCACCACGCGGTGATGGTGGGGGACCGTGCCCAGGACGTGGCCGGCGCCATTGCCAACGGGCTTGACTGCATCGGCGTGAACTGGGGTTTTGCTCCCAACGGCGAACTGCAGGATGCGGGGGCCGTCACGCTGGTGGACACCGCACCGGACCTTGTGGCCGCCATCGAGCGGTTGGAAGCCATCCATGCAGCAGCCATGAGCGAGGTGCAAAACGATGGCACTCTTTGA
- the uvrA gene encoding excinuclease ABC subunit UvrA: MPKAVAEETAVEPVPATAARTPVKPTRPDLSRLVVKGAREHNLRNVDLDLPRDAMIVFTGLSGSGKSSLAFDTIFAEGQRRYVESLSAYARQFLGQVDKPDVDFIEGLSPAVSIDQKSTSKNPRSTVGTITEIYDYMRLLWARVGRPHCPVCGEPVTKQTPQQIVDQLLELEEGTRFQILAPVVRGRKGEFVDLFKELTAKGYSRARVDGELVQLNDAPKLGKQFKHTIEVVVDRLVVKEGISQRLTDSIETALSLAEGRVLADFVDLDADDPARLRAFSENLACPNEHPLAIDEIEPRSFSFNNPFGACAACSGIGTKLEVDEELIVPNSELSLAEGAIAPWSLGTATTEYWNRLLEGLAKELGFSMDTPWEKLGNDVRQTVLHGKDHKVVVQYRNRFGRERKYSTGFEGAIQYVHRKHGETDSDWARDRYEEYMRQIPCPACNGARLNPASLSVLINGKSIADVAAMPMRTCADFLNNLVLTGREAQIAHQVLKEIQARLTFLLDVGLEYLNLERPSATLSGGEAQRIRLATQIGSGLVGVLYVLDEPSIGLHQRDNRRLIETLTRLRDMGNTLIVVEHDEDTIHEADWIVDIGPGAGEHGGEVVHSGSYQDLLKNRASLTGDYLSGRKKIDIPKKRRKYDKKRELKVVGARENNLINIDAAFPLGLFTAVTGVSGSGKSTLVNEILYKVLANKLNGAKQVAGRHKSVQGLEHLDKVVHVDQSPIGRTPRSNPATYTGVFDNIRKLFAETTEAKVRGYLPGRFSFNVKGGRCEACSGDGTLKIEMNFLPDVYVPCEVCHGARYNRETLEVHYKGKTIADVLNMPIEEGAEFFAAFSPIARHLNTLVDVGLGYVRLGQPATTLSGGEAQRVKLAAELQKRSNGRSVYVLDEPTTGLHFEDIRKLLLVLQGLVDKGNTVITIEHNLDVIKSADWIVDLGPDGGSGGGQIVATGTPEQVAKSEESYTAAFLAEILG, from the coding sequence GTCCCTTTCCGCCTATGCCCGGCAGTTCCTGGGCCAGGTGGACAAACCGGACGTGGACTTCATCGAGGGACTGTCGCCGGCCGTCTCCATCGACCAAAAGTCAACCAGCAAGAACCCGCGTTCCACCGTCGGCACCATCACGGAAATTTACGACTACATGCGCCTGCTCTGGGCGCGCGTGGGCCGTCCGCACTGCCCGGTTTGTGGTGAGCCGGTGACCAAGCAGACCCCACAGCAAATTGTGGACCAGCTGCTGGAGCTCGAGGAGGGCACACGCTTCCAGATCCTCGCCCCGGTGGTCCGGGGACGAAAAGGCGAATTCGTGGACCTCTTCAAGGAGCTGACCGCGAAGGGCTACTCCCGTGCCAGGGTGGATGGCGAGCTGGTCCAGCTTAATGACGCCCCCAAGCTGGGCAAGCAGTTCAAGCACACCATTGAGGTGGTGGTTGACCGCCTGGTGGTTAAGGAAGGCATCAGCCAGCGCCTTACCGATTCCATCGAAACAGCGCTGTCCCTCGCCGAGGGCCGCGTACTGGCAGATTTTGTCGACCTCGACGCCGACGATCCCGCCCGGCTGCGCGCTTTCTCCGAAAACCTTGCCTGCCCGAACGAACACCCGTTGGCCATCGATGAGATCGAGCCCCGCTCCTTCTCCTTCAACAACCCCTTCGGGGCCTGTGCGGCCTGCAGCGGCATCGGCACCAAGCTGGAGGTGGACGAGGAACTGATCGTCCCGAATTCGGAGCTGTCACTGGCGGAAGGGGCCATTGCCCCCTGGTCCCTGGGGACCGCCACCACTGAGTACTGGAACAGGCTGCTCGAGGGCCTGGCGAAGGAACTCGGGTTTTCCATGGACACTCCCTGGGAGAAGCTGGGTAACGACGTCCGCCAGACGGTCCTGCACGGGAAGGACCACAAGGTGGTGGTCCAGTACCGCAACCGCTTTGGCCGGGAACGGAAGTACAGCACAGGCTTTGAAGGCGCCATCCAGTACGTCCACCGCAAACATGGCGAGACAGACTCCGACTGGGCCCGGGACCGCTACGAAGAATACATGCGGCAGATTCCCTGCCCCGCCTGCAACGGCGCCCGCCTGAACCCCGCGTCGCTGTCCGTCCTGATTAACGGAAAATCCATTGCCGACGTCGCCGCCATGCCCATGCGGACGTGTGCGGACTTCCTGAACAACCTGGTGCTCACCGGCCGCGAGGCCCAGATTGCGCACCAGGTGCTGAAGGAGATCCAGGCACGCCTGACATTCCTCCTTGACGTGGGCCTGGAGTACCTGAACCTCGAACGGCCCTCCGCCACACTGTCGGGGGGCGAGGCTCAACGTATCCGGCTGGCAACCCAGATCGGTTCCGGCCTGGTGGGGGTCCTCTACGTCCTGGACGAGCCGTCCATCGGGCTGCACCAGCGCGATAACCGCCGGCTCATCGAGACACTCACCCGGCTCCGCGACATGGGAAACACCCTCATCGTGGTGGAGCACGACGAAGACACCATCCACGAGGCCGACTGGATTGTGGACATCGGACCCGGCGCCGGCGAGCACGGCGGCGAGGTAGTGCACTCGGGCTCGTACCAGGACCTGCTGAAGAATCGCGCCTCCCTGACCGGCGACTACCTGTCGGGACGAAAGAAAATCGACATCCCCAAGAAGCGGCGCAAGTACGACAAAAAGCGTGAGCTCAAAGTGGTGGGTGCCCGCGAGAACAACCTGATCAATATCGACGCTGCCTTCCCGCTGGGGCTTTTCACGGCGGTCACCGGCGTGAGCGGCTCCGGCAAATCCACCCTTGTCAACGAAATCCTCTACAAGGTGCTGGCCAACAAGCTCAACGGCGCCAAGCAGGTCGCCGGGCGGCACAAGTCCGTTCAGGGCCTTGAGCACCTGGACAAGGTGGTCCACGTCGACCAAAGCCCCATCGGGCGCACCCCCCGGTCCAACCCGGCCACGTACACAGGCGTCTTCGACAACATCCGTAAGCTCTTCGCCGAGACCACTGAAGCGAAGGTGCGCGGCTACCTGCCCGGCCGTTTCTCCTTTAACGTCAAGGGCGGGCGTTGCGAAGCCTGCTCCGGCGACGGCACACTGAAAATTGAGATGAACTTCCTCCCCGACGTCTACGTGCCCTGCGAAGTCTGCCACGGCGCGCGCTACAACCGGGAAACGCTTGAGGTGCACTACAAAGGCAAGACCATCGCCGATGTCCTGAACATGCCCATCGAAGAGGGCGCTGAGTTCTTCGCTGCCTTCTCGCCCATCGCCCGGCACCTGAACACACTGGTGGATGTAGGGCTGGGCTATGTGCGCCTGGGACAGCCTGCCACCACCCTGTCCGGCGGAGAAGCCCAGCGCGTCAAATTGGCGGCTGAACTCCAAAAGCGCTCCAACGGCCGCAGCGTCTACGTCCTGGACGAGCCCACCACCGGCCTCCACTTCGAGGACATCCGCAAGCTGCTGCTGGTCCTCCAGGGCCTGGTGGACAAGGGCAACACGGTCATCACCATCGAGCACAACCTTGACGTCATCAAGAGCGCCGACTGGATCGTGGATCTCGGTCCTGACGGCGGCTCGGGAGGCGGCCAGATTGTTGCCACGGGAACCCCTGAGCAGGTGGCAAAGTCCGAGGAAAGCTACACCGCTGCCTTCCTGGCCGAGATTCTGGGCTAG
- a CDS encoding lysophospholipid acyltransferase family protein: MALFDAVRWTTRTLIAGSCRPTVVGLENVPTDGAFIVAPNHLSFFDSVIVQALMPRPVAFFAKAEYFNTGGIKGKVMKSFFESVGSIPVERGEQAASVQALKTLLDILESGKGIGIYPEGTRSRDGILYRGRTGVGWLALTTGAPVVPVGLIGTENLQPAGEKGFKPQHFTMKVGAPLYFDKTGPDHSLPARRQVTDKIMDSIAELSGQDRSTSYNQSKAVD, translated from the coding sequence ATGGCACTCTTTGATGCGGTCCGCTGGACCACCCGGACCCTGATCGCGGGCTCCTGCCGGCCCACCGTCGTCGGACTTGAAAACGTGCCCACGGACGGCGCGTTTATCGTTGCGCCCAACCACCTTTCATTTTTTGACAGTGTCATTGTCCAGGCCCTGATGCCGCGCCCCGTGGCCTTCTTCGCGAAGGCCGAGTACTTCAACACCGGTGGCATCAAGGGCAAGGTCATGAAGTCCTTCTTCGAGTCCGTCGGCTCCATCCCGGTAGAACGCGGCGAGCAGGCGGCCAGCGTACAGGCGCTCAAGACACTCCTGGACATCCTTGAATCGGGCAAGGGCATCGGCATCTACCCCGAAGGCACCCGCTCCCGCGACGGCATCCTCTACCGTGGCCGGACCGGCGTTGGCTGGCTGGCCCTGACCACCGGCGCCCCCGTGGTGCCCGTGGGGTTGATCGGCACCGAGAACCTGCAGCCTGCCGGCGAGAAGGGCTTCAAGCCGCAGCATTTCACCATGAAGGTCGGGGCGCCGCTCTACTTCGACAAGACAGGTCCGGACCATTCCCTTCCGGCCCGGCGCCAGGTGACGGACAAGATCATGGACTCCATCGCCGAACTCAGCGGCCAGGACCGTTCCACCAGCTACAACCAGAGCAAGGCAGTGGACTAG
- the whiA gene encoding DNA-binding protein WhiA: MALTASVKEELSRLDIKKSSVRKAEVSAMLRFAGGLHIISGRIVIEAEVDLASTARRLRAAVAEVYGHQSEIIVVSGGGLRRGSRYVVRVVRDGEALARQTGLLDGRGRPVRGLPSAVVNGSAADAEAVWRGAFLVHGSLTEPGRSSSLEVTCPGPESALALVGAARRLGIQAKAREVRGVDRVVIRDGDTIAALLTRMGAHDALMVWEERRMRKEVRATANRLANFDDANLRRSAQAAVAAGARVDRALEILGDDVPDHLKYAGELRVAHKQASLDELGRLADPVMTKDAIAGRIRRLLAMADKRAIDLGIPGTDANVTPEMLDE; this comes from the coding sequence ATGGCACTGACAGCATCGGTCAAGGAAGAACTGTCCCGTCTGGACATCAAGAAGTCATCAGTGCGCAAGGCTGAAGTCTCGGCCATGCTCCGGTTCGCGGGCGGCCTGCACATCATCTCGGGCCGGATTGTGATCGAGGCCGAAGTGGACCTCGCATCCACAGCACGCCGGCTGCGGGCGGCGGTGGCGGAGGTTTATGGCCACCAGAGCGAAATCATCGTGGTTTCCGGCGGCGGGCTGCGACGCGGGAGCCGGTATGTGGTCCGCGTGGTCCGCGACGGCGAAGCGCTGGCACGGCAAACCGGACTGCTCGACGGCCGGGGCAGGCCTGTCCGTGGGCTTCCGTCAGCCGTGGTGAACGGCTCCGCCGCCGATGCCGAGGCCGTCTGGCGGGGTGCGTTCCTGGTCCATGGCTCGCTCACGGAACCGGGCCGCTCGTCGTCCCTGGAGGTCACTTGCCCCGGCCCGGAATCCGCCCTGGCACTGGTTGGGGCGGCCCGCCGCCTCGGCATCCAGGCCAAAGCCCGGGAAGTCAGGGGAGTGGACCGCGTGGTAATCCGCGACGGCGACACCATCGCAGCGTTGCTGACCCGCATGGGCGCCCACGACGCACTGATGGTCTGGGAGGAACGCCGGATGCGCAAGGAAGTCCGCGCCACCGCCAACCGGCTTGCCAACTTCGACGACGCGAACCTGCGCCGGTCCGCGCAGGCGGCAGTGGCAGCAGGTGCCCGCGTTGACCGTGCACTCGAAATCCTCGGCGACGACGTCCCGGACCACCTGAAGTACGCCGGCGAGCTCCGGGTGGCCCACAAGCAGGCAAGCCTCGATGAACTGGGCCGGCTGGCAGATCCCGTGATGACCAAAGACGCGATTGCCGGGCGCATCCGCCGGCTGCTCGCCATGGCAGACAAACGTGCCATCGACCTGGGGATCCCCGGCACGGACGCCAATGTGACGCCGGAAATGCTGGACGAGTAA